In Engraulis encrasicolus isolate BLACKSEA-1 chromosome 15, IST_EnEncr_1.0, whole genome shotgun sequence, the following proteins share a genomic window:
- the LOC134464311 gene encoding zinc finger CCCH-type antiviral protein 1-like, with protein sequence MPPLPLHTPEPAPRRAHGRLRQARSNNALPFKPDNAGSDELCHLYLIYRCSDPALCGKAHSRVPYLWQRKEGKTWSALPNNEDIERDYCNSAKTTQ encoded by the exons ATGCCCCCACTGCCCTTACACACTCCTGAACCAGCACCTCGACGG GCACATGGAAGACTCAGACAAGCCAGGAGCAATAATGCCCTTCCATTCAAGCCAGACAACGCAG GAAGTGATGAGCTCTGTCACCTATACCTCATTTATCGCTGCAGTGACCCAG CCCTGTGTGGTAAAGCCCATAGCCGGGTGCCCTACCTCTGGCAGCGGAAGGAGGGGAAGACCTGGAGCGCACTCCCAAACAAcgaggacatagagagagactaCTGCAACTCAGCCAAAACCACACAGTGA